The genomic stretch GCCACCAGCGTCTCAACGCTTCCCACCACCTTGGCCGGAACGCCGCTGACGATCTTGCCCTCAGGAACATCCCGCGTGACCAGCGCCCCGGCAGCCACAATCGCATTGGGTCCGATCGTGACATTCGGCATCACGATTGCGTTATGACCGATGAAGACGTTGTCCTTCAGTCGCACAGGGCCCACGCTATCCAGAATCACTCCGTACGCACGATTCAACATCGCCACTGAACCATCATGCCCAAATACCGTGCACGTCGCCATCTGCACGTTGTTACCAATCTCTACATACTTGGGATCGGTGAAGACCGATGTGGGCATGATGTAACAAAACTCACCCTGCGATTGAAAGGTCTTCCTGGCTCTCAGAAAACGCGCATATTCATCGCCCAAAGGACGACATATGCGGAGGTACAAGCCATGCAACCGCCCGGTGCGGAAGGCTATCCTGCGAATGAGTCCCCTGATCATTTACTTATCTCCTCGAGTTGTAACAATGAGCCTTCCATTGCACAATAAACCAACGCGAAATTTCCTGGCCGCCAAATAATCCGCGGCGATTCAAAAAGGCGGTTACGGGCGTGCCTTCCTGGCATCAACCGATGCCAGGATCCGACACGGCATGCGCGTGGACAAGAGCCTCATCGTGCCGCAACATCACGGCGCGGCCAAGTTTCCCTCAAAGCATGTTTAGAAAAATCAAGGATAGCATTCCGCCGTGGCGCTTCTCGTCACGCTATCGTACCGTGCAATCGAGAAGGCTTGTGCCGGTATAACATTGCTTATGCTCAATTTCACCTCCTGCTACGTCAAGATCGCGGCCCTTAGCGTCTCTATCTTCGAGTTGCACAACTACACTGCACACACAAACACATCAAGGTAAGGGAGCATACGAATGGCTGATTTGACCGCAGATACTATCCTCGCCGGCCTCCGACCGATTTTCGAAGACGTGCTCAATGAACCTGACATTGAACTTACCCGCGACTCGAACGCGCTCAACACTCCAAACTGGGACTCTCTTGCTCACATCGAAGTCATCGAGTTAGTACAACGCCGTTTCAAGGTAAAGTTCAACCTCGCCGATCTGCAGAAGCTCAAAACCGTAGGTGACCTCGTCGACCTGGTATTGGAAAAGTCGCTGGCTCGTTGAACGTCCCTTCCAGAAGGCGAGCAATTAGACAATCCCGAACCGTCAACCCGGCATTCCAGCAAAGAGAAGCTATGCAGCCAGAAATGGCTTCAACGGTGCTCAGACAGTGCGGCGGGAGACGCCGGGTGATCTTCCAGCGTCATGGAGACATCCGATTTCTCCAGCAGCGAGCGGTAGATACCGATCATCTGATCGATCTTGTGCTGCCAATCAAAATCGCGAAGCGCTCTTTTGCGTCCAGCGATCCCCATGGATTGCGCGAGTTCGGGGGAGGCGATCAGCTTCCCCATCGCCTCGGCGAAGCCGTCCACCATATCTTGATAGCTTGTTGGCGCGACGAGTATCCCGCTCGATTCGTCCAGATAGTCCACCGGGCCACCCCAGCGAGTGGCAATTACTGGCTTGCCCATGGCCATGGACTCCAGAACCACGGCGCCACCGCATTCAATGATGCTTGGCAGAACCAGCGCAAGAGCGGTTTGCAGGCGTGCCGCGCACTGCTCCTGTGGCAGCCAGCCGGTAAAATGAACGCGCTCCTTCACCCCCAATTCGTCAGCAAGCTTTTGCCATGGCTCGCGCATGGGTCCGTCGCCAATGACTTCGAGTTCCGCCAGAGGAACCGCCTTCAGCGCTCGAATGACTACGTCCACGCTTTTCAAATCCACTAGGCGTCCGAGGAAGACGAAGCGAGCGGTCGAACTCTCGACACTGACGGAGCTGCCCTGCCAGACGCTGAAGTCGATCCCGTTTTCCACCAGCTCAATGACTCTGCCACGAATCCCCGATGGCAGAGCCAGACGCGTCCGTTCGTTTGCCACAAGAACTACATCCGCCCGCCTTTTGCCTGGAAGCAGGCCATGCACCAAATTGACGAATCGCGCGGCTATAGCAACCCCTGCCCGTGCGATCCATGGCTCGGCGCTACGGAAAGCCGGCGGATATTGCATTCCGCCGTTCAGCGGCCCTATCACCACGGGTACGCCCAGGCCATACAGGACAGAGGGATATTTCGGAGCGACTGGTATTGGCTGGTGAATCAAGTTGATCTGCTTGTCCCGGATCAGACGGCGCACAATTTCCTTCTGACAGAATTGCGTGATG from Acidicapsa acidisoli encodes the following:
- a CDS encoding acyltransferase gives rise to the protein MIRGLIRRIAFRTGRLHGLYLRICRPLGDEYARFLRARKTFQSQGEFCYIMPTSVFTDPKYVEIGNNVQMATCTVFGHDGSVAMLNRAYGVILDSVGPVRLKDNVFIGHNAIVMPNVTIGPNAIVAAGALVTRDVPEGKIVSGVPAKVVGSVETLVAFRESQTRDLPWVELLMARGVSGYDPQFEPELQARRIAHFFRR
- a CDS encoding acyl carrier protein, translated to MADLTADTILAGLRPIFEDVLNEPDIELTRDSNALNTPNWDSLAHIEVIELVQRRFKVKFNLADLQKLKTVGDLVDLVLEKSLAR
- a CDS encoding glycosyltransferase family 4 protein; amino-acid sequence: MRICIVAEHASKKFGGEAVLPVHYFRLLRSLGVESWMVVHARTQNELTELFPDDIDRILFVPDLWIHKLFNYLSGYLPRRLSMSTLGLLSQVITQFCQKEIVRRLIRDKQINLIHQPIPVAPKYPSVLYGLGVPVVIGPLNGGMQYPPAFRSAEPWIARAGVAIAARFVNLVHGLLPGKRRADVVLVANERTRLALPSGIRGRVIELVENGIDFSVWQGSSVSVESSTARFVFLGRLVDLKSVDVVIRALKAVPLAELEVIGDGPMREPWQKLADELGVKERVHFTGWLPQEQCAARLQTALALVLPSIIECGGAVVLESMAMGKPVIATRWGGPVDYLDESSGILVAPTSYQDMVDGFAEAMGKLIASPELAQSMGIAGRKRALRDFDWQHKIDQMIGIYRSLLEKSDVSMTLEDHPASPAALSEHR